A window of the Hordeum vulgare subsp. vulgare chromosome 5H, MorexV3_pseudomolecules_assembly, whole genome shotgun sequence genome harbors these coding sequences:
- the LOC123453047 gene encoding receptor-like cytoplasmic kinase 176 has protein sequence MGNCWGTRIKDGSTHPGASGMFSRGSGKDGSRLSACSSRASSASMPPSAKTECEILQSANVKVFSYNDLRLATRNFRPDSVLGEGGFGSVYKGWIDEHTLSACKPGTGIPVAVKRLNLEGLQGHREWLAEVNYLGQFCHQNLVKLIGYCLEDEYRLLVYECMPRGSLENHLFRRGSHFQPLSWNLRMKVALGAAKGLAYLHSAEAKVIYRDFKTSNILLDTDYTAKLSDFGLAKDGPVGEKSHVSTRVMGTYGYAAPEYLSTGHLTAKSDIYSFGVVLLEMLSGRRAIDKNRPQGEHNLVEWARPYLTHKRKIFRVLDTRLEGQYSLNGAQTIAALAVECLSFEAKMRPSMEAVVSILEGIQDSSDPTRRPADPARRPAAERPQDPKSGSKTAPGASNSGKGRRKSSGDLLKEPGRDPKPSAYSS, from the exons ATGGGGAACTGCTGGGGCACGCGGATCAAGGATGGGAGCACCCACCCCGGCGCCTCAG GAATGTTCTCAAGGGGTAGTGGTAAAGATGGGAGTAGGCTTAGTGCCTGCAGCAGTCGGGCTTCTTCGGCTTCCATGCCTCCAAGTGCGAAGACTGAATGTGAGATATTGCAGTCAGCCAATGTGAAGGTATTCAGTTATAATGATCTCAGGTTAGCCACAAGGAACTTCCGTCCCGACAGTGTGCTCGGGGAAGGAGGGTTTGGATCTGTCTATAAAGGATGGATTGATGAGCACACATTGTCAGCTTGCAAACCTGGTACTGGAATACCTGTTGCTGTGAAAAGACTCAATCTGGAGGGTTTGCAAGGGCACCGAGAGTGGTTG GCAGAAGTTAATTACCTAGGTCAGTTTTGCCATCAAAACCTTGTCAAGCTAATTGGGTACTGCTTAGAGGATGAATACCGGCTGCTAGTGTACGAGTGCATGCCACGTGGGAGCTTGGAAAATCATCTTTTCAGGA GAGGCTCACACTTTCAACCTCTTTCATGGAACCTAAGAATGAAGGTTGCACTCGGAGCTGCAAAAGGACTAGCCTACCTTCACAGTGCGGAAGCTAAAGTTATTTATAGGGATTTTAAGACATCCAATATTCTCCTTGACACA GACTACACCGCAAAACTCTCTGATTTTGGATTGGCAAAGGATGGCCCTGTTGGTGAGAAGAGTCATGTGTCCACAAGGGTAATGGGAACATATGGTTATGCAGCTCCTGAATATCTGTCAACAG GCCATCTTACTGCCAAGAGCGACATCTATAGCTTCGGGGTAGTGCTATTGGAGATGCTGTCAGGCCGTCGCGCCATTGACAAAAACCGTCCCCAAGGGGAGCACAACCTTGTCGAATGGGCCCGGCCATATCTGACACACAAGCGCAAGATATTCCGTGTCCTTgataccaggctagaaggccagtaCTCACTGAATGGAGCGCAGACAATCGCTGCACTCGCTGTCGAGTGCCTGTCCTTCGAAGCTAAGATGAGGCCGTCCATGGAAGCCGTGGTCTCTATTCTGGAAGGGATACAAGACTCCAGCGACCCGACCAGAAGACCAGCAGATCCAGCAAGAAGACCAGCAGCAGAGAGGCCTCAAGACCCCAAGAGTGGAAGCAAAACGGCGCCCGGCGCAAGTAACAGCGGCAAAGGCCGCCGTAAAAGCTCGGGTGACCTTCTGAAGGAGCCTGGCCGAGACCCAAAGCCGTCGGCCTACTCGTCGTAG